The bacterium DNA segment ATTTAGAGATTTTTAATGAAAAGAAGCGAACTAATTTTTTACCCACCAATTGACTTTCTTTCTCATCCATTTTTATAATTTTTAAGGATGATTATATCAGAAAAGGCAAAGAATGTAGCAGCTTCAGAGACATTGGCAATCTCATCAAAGGCAAAGGAATTAAAAAATAAGGGTTTTAATCTGATTAACCTCTCTGTAGGAGAGCCTGATTTTGACACCCCAGATTATATAAAGGAGGCAATCATAAAGGCCTTAAGGGAGAAAAAGACAAAATACACAGATGCATCTGGAATAATTGAGCTAAAAGGGGCAATTGCAAGAAAGCTAAAAACAGAAAATGGG contains these protein-coding regions:
- a CDS encoding aminotransferase class I/II-fold pyridoxal phosphate-dependent enzyme; this encodes MIISEKAKNVAASETLAISSKAKELKNKGFNLINLSVGEPDFDTPDYIKEAIIKALREKKTKYTDASGIIELKGAIARKLKTENG